Proteins encoded within one genomic window of [Enterobacter] lignolyticus SCF1:
- the xylA gene encoding xylose isomerase: MQAYFDQLERVRYEGPKTQNPLAFRHYNPDELVLGKRMEDHLRFAACYWHTFCWNGADMFGVGSFDRPWQQPGEAIALAKRKADVAFEFFHKLNVPYYCFHDVDVSPEGATLKEYLNNIAQMVDVLAEKQQQSGVKLLWGTANCFTNPRYGAGAATNPDPEVFSWAAAQVVTAMNATHQLGGENYVLWGGREGYETLLNTDLRQEREQIGRFMQMVVEHKHKIGFRGTLLIEPKPQEPTKHQYDYDVATVYGFLKQFGLEKEIKVNIEANHATLAGHSFHHEIASAIALGVFGSVDANRGDAQLGWDTDQFPNSVEENALVMYEIIKAGGFTTGGLNFDAKVRRQSTDKYDLFYGHIGAMDTMALALKVAARMIEDGELDKRVARRYAGWNGELGQQILKGQMSLAEIAKYAEQHSLAPQHHSGHQELLENLVNHYLFDK; this comes from the coding sequence ATGCAAGCTTATTTCGATCAACTCGAACGTGTTCGTTATGAAGGCCCGAAAACGCAAAATCCGCTGGCGTTTCGCCACTACAACCCGGATGAACTGGTGCTTGGCAAGCGCATGGAGGATCACCTGCGTTTTGCCGCCTGCTACTGGCACACCTTCTGCTGGAACGGAGCGGATATGTTCGGCGTGGGGTCATTCGATCGCCCGTGGCAGCAGCCCGGCGAGGCGATTGCCCTGGCGAAGCGTAAAGCCGACGTGGCCTTTGAGTTCTTTCACAAGCTGAACGTGCCGTACTACTGCTTCCATGACGTCGACGTTTCGCCGGAAGGCGCCACGCTGAAAGAGTATCTGAATAACATTGCGCAGATGGTTGATGTGCTGGCGGAAAAACAGCAGCAAAGCGGCGTGAAGCTGCTGTGGGGCACCGCGAACTGCTTTACCAACCCGCGCTATGGCGCCGGTGCGGCCACCAACCCGGACCCGGAAGTCTTCAGCTGGGCGGCGGCCCAGGTGGTGACCGCCATGAACGCCACCCATCAGCTGGGCGGGGAAAACTACGTGCTGTGGGGCGGCCGCGAAGGGTATGAAACGCTGCTGAATACCGACCTGCGCCAGGAACGCGAGCAGATTGGCCGCTTCATGCAGATGGTGGTCGAGCATAAGCACAAGATTGGTTTTCGCGGTACGCTGTTGATTGAGCCGAAGCCGCAGGAGCCGACCAAGCACCAGTACGACTATGACGTCGCCACCGTGTACGGCTTCCTGAAGCAGTTCGGCCTGGAAAAAGAGATCAAAGTGAACATCGAAGCGAACCACGCGACGCTCGCCGGCCACTCGTTCCATCATGAAATCGCCTCGGCGATTGCGCTGGGCGTGTTTGGTTCGGTGGATGCCAACCGCGGCGACGCGCAGCTCGGCTGGGATACCGACCAGTTCCCGAACAGCGTAGAAGAAAACGCGCTGGTGATGTATGAAATCATCAAAGCGGGCGGGTTCACCACCGGCGGGCTGAACTTCGACGCCAAGGTCCGTCGCCAGAGCACCGATAAATACGATCTGTTCTACGGCCATATTGGCGCGATGGACACGATGGCGCTGGCGCTGAAGGTGGCGGCGCGGATGATTGAAGACGGCGAGCTGGATAAACGCGTGGCGCGCCGCTATGCGGGCTGGAATGGTGAGCTTGGGCAGCAAATTCTCAAAGGCCAGATGTCGCTGGCTGAGATTGCGAAGTACGCTGAACAGCATAGCCTGGCGCCGCAGCACCACAGCGGTCATCAGGAGCTGCTGGAAAACCTGGTCAATCATTACCTGTTCGACAAGTAA
- the xylB gene encoding xylulokinase, whose translation MYIGIDLGTSGVKVILVGEQGEVIASQSEKLAVSRPHPLWSEQDPEQWWQATDTAIRALAAQHSLREVRALGIAGQMHGATLLDKRQRVLRPAILWNDGRCAEECALLEAAVPRSREITGNLMMPGFTAPKLLWVQRHEPEVFRQVDKVLLPKDYLRLRMTGVFASDMSDAAGTLWMDVAKRDWSDDMLAACGLSRDNMPALFEGCAITGTLLPEVAQAWQMSAVPVVAGGGDNAAGAVGVGMSDAGQAMLSLGTSGVYFAVSEGFLSKPESAVHSFCHALPGRWHLMSVMLSAASCLDWAAKLTGLGDVPALLAAAQTADSHADPVWFLPYLSGERTPHNNPNAKGVFFGLTHQHGPAELALAVLEGVGFALADGMDVVHACGVNPASITLIGGGARSAWWRQMLADISGLTLDYRTGGDVGPALGAARLAQLALHPGKPFADLLTQLPLEQSHRPDPARTAHYAPRRETFRRLYQQLAPLMS comes from the coding sequence ATGTATATCGGGATCGATCTGGGCACCTCCGGGGTAAAGGTTATCCTCGTGGGCGAACAGGGCGAAGTGATTGCCTCGCAGAGCGAAAAGTTAGCCGTTTCGCGCCCGCATCCGCTGTGGTCCGAGCAGGATCCCGAGCAGTGGTGGCAGGCCACGGATACCGCCATCAGGGCGCTGGCGGCGCAGCATTCGCTGCGCGAGGTCAGGGCGTTAGGCATCGCCGGGCAGATGCATGGCGCCACGCTGCTGGATAAACGGCAGCGCGTCCTGCGCCCGGCGATTTTATGGAACGATGGGCGCTGCGCTGAGGAGTGCGCGCTGCTGGAAGCGGCGGTGCCGCGTTCACGGGAGATAACCGGCAATCTGATGATGCCGGGCTTCACCGCGCCGAAACTGCTGTGGGTGCAGCGCCATGAGCCCGAGGTGTTCCGTCAGGTCGACAAGGTGCTGCTGCCAAAAGATTATTTGCGTCTGCGTATGACCGGCGTTTTTGCCAGCGATATGTCCGATGCGGCGGGGACGCTGTGGATGGACGTGGCGAAGCGCGACTGGAGCGACGACATGCTGGCGGCATGCGGGCTTAGCCGCGATAACATGCCGGCGCTGTTTGAGGGCTGCGCTATCACTGGCACCCTGCTGCCTGAGGTGGCGCAGGCCTGGCAGATGTCCGCTGTTCCAGTGGTGGCGGGCGGCGGCGACAACGCGGCGGGCGCCGTCGGCGTGGGGATGTCCGATGCCGGACAGGCGATGCTGTCGCTGGGGACGTCGGGGGTCTATTTTGCCGTCAGTGAGGGTTTTCTCAGCAAGCCGGAGAGTGCGGTGCACAGCTTTTGCCACGCGCTGCCCGGACGCTGGCACCTGATGTCGGTGATGCTCAGCGCCGCCTCCTGCCTTGACTGGGCGGCGAAGCTGACCGGCCTGGGCGATGTGCCTGCGCTGCTGGCCGCCGCGCAAACGGCGGATAGCCACGCCGATCCGGTGTGGTTCCTGCCCTATCTTTCCGGCGAGCGCACGCCGCACAACAACCCTAACGCCAAAGGCGTCTTTTTCGGCCTGACGCATCAGCACGGCCCGGCCGAGCTGGCGCTGGCGGTGCTGGAAGGCGTCGGCTTTGCGCTGGCGGATGGTATGGATGTGGTGCATGCCTGCGGCGTGAACCCCGCAAGCATTACCCTTATCGGCGGCGGCGCGCGCAGCGCCTGGTGGCGGCAAATGCTGGCGGATATAAGCGGTCTGACGCTCGACTACCGCACCGGCGGCGACGTTGGCCCGGCGCTGGGCGCTGCACGGCTGGCGCAGCTGGCCCTGCATCCAGGCAAACCGTTTGCCGACCTGCTGACGCAGCTGCCGCTTGAGCAGTCGCACCGTCCCGACCCGGCGCGAACCGCCCACTATGCGCCGCGCCGAGAGACGTTCCGCAGATTGTACCAGCAGCTGGCGCCGCTGATGTCCTGA
- a CDS encoding type I toxin-antitoxin system toxin Ldr family protein: MTLAQFGIAFWHDIAAPTVAAIIASLIVGWLESRR; this comes from the coding sequence ATGACGCTTGCACAGTTTGGCATCGCTTTCTGGCACGATATTGCCGCGCCGACCGTCGCGGCTATTATCGCCAGCCTGATCGTTGGCTGGCTCGAAAGCAGAAGGTAA
- a CDS encoding acyltransferase, with the protein MQGKIHWITNLRGIACLMVVMIHTTTWAVTHAQSVGMVNWDIANLLNSASRVSVPLFFMISGYLFFGERSAQPRHLLRIGLCLLFYSAVALLYILLFTRINIELSLKNLLQKPVFYHLWFFFAIFVIYLLSPLIQVKSVSGKMLLALTVVLGVVANPNTVAQKVGSVEWLPVNLYIDGDTFYYVLYGLLGRALGMMDTDKKPLTLLCAALFAVSVWVISRGTLHELQWRGNFGDTWYLYCGPMVFICAVTLLTLVKNTLNQRALPGLDLISRHSLGIYGFHALIINALRSGGIELPRWPLLNILWIFAATLTASLLLSVLVQRVDRRRLVS; encoded by the coding sequence ATGCAGGGAAAGATACACTGGATAACGAATTTGCGCGGAATCGCCTGTTTAATGGTCGTGATGATCCACACGACCACCTGGGCGGTCACCCATGCGCAAAGCGTCGGGATGGTGAACTGGGACATCGCCAACCTGCTTAACTCCGCCTCGCGCGTCAGCGTGCCGCTGTTCTTCATGATCTCCGGCTACCTGTTCTTCGGCGAACGCAGCGCCCAGCCGCGCCACTTATTGCGCATCGGCCTGTGCCTGCTGTTTTACAGCGCCGTCGCCCTGCTGTATATCCTGCTGTTCACCCGCATCAACATTGAGCTGTCGCTGAAAAACCTGCTGCAAAAGCCGGTGTTCTACCATTTATGGTTTTTCTTCGCGATTTTCGTGATTTACCTGCTCTCGCCGCTGATTCAGGTAAAAAGCGTGAGCGGCAAAATGCTGCTGGCGCTAACCGTCGTGCTCGGGGTGGTGGCGAACCCCAACACCGTGGCGCAAAAAGTCGGGAGCGTTGAATGGCTGCCGGTGAATCTGTATATCGACGGCGATACCTTCTACTACGTGCTGTACGGCCTGCTCGGGCGGGCGCTCGGCATGATGGATACCGACAAAAAGCCGCTGACGCTGCTGTGCGCAGCGCTGTTTGCCGTCTCGGTGTGGGTGATTTCGCGCGGTACGCTGCACGAGCTGCAGTGGCGGGGAAACTTCGGCGATACCTGGTATCTTTACTGCGGCCCGATGGTATTTATCTGCGCCGTCACGCTGCTGACGCTGGTGAAAAACACCCTCAACCAGCGGGCGCTGCCGGGGCTTGACCTCATCTCCCGGCATTCGCTGGGTATCTACGGCTTTCATGCGCTGATCATCAACGCGCTGCGTTCCGGCGGCATCGAGCTTCCCCGCTGGCCGCTGCTTAATATTCTGTGGATTTTCGCCGCCACGCTCACCGCCAGCCTGCTGCTGTCAGTGCTGGTGCAGCGCGTCGATCGTCGAAGGCTGGTGAGTTAG
- a CDS encoding YsaB family lipoprotein, with the protein MMMKYFTPVLLLALLAGCSSPPPPEQKAQRAKADPQRSLNMEQLCKQNAAHRYNTGAQKIDMTGFEQFQGGYELRGFTARNEGFVCSFDPDGQFLHLSMR; encoded by the coding sequence ATGATGATGAAGTATTTCACGCCGGTGCTGCTGTTAGCGCTGCTGGCCGGATGCAGTTCTCCTCCGCCGCCGGAACAGAAAGCGCAGCGGGCAAAAGCCGATCCGCAGCGGTCGCTCAACATGGAGCAGCTGTGCAAGCAGAACGCCGCGCACCGCTATAATACCGGCGCGCAGAAAATCGACATGACCGGCTTTGAGCAGTTCCAGGGCGGCTATGAACTTCGCGGCTTTACGGCGCGCAATGAGGGCTTTGTCTGCTCTTTCGACCCCGACGGTCAATTTTTGCACCTTTCGATGCGCTAA
- the glyQ gene encoding glycine--tRNA ligase subunit alpha, protein MQKFDTRTFQGLILTLQDYWARQGCTIVQPLDMEVGAGTSHPMTCLRALGPEPMATAYVQPSRRPTDGRYGENPNRLQHYYQFQVVIKPSPDNIQELYLGSLKELGMDPTIHDIRFVEDNWENPTLGAWGLGWEVWLNGMEVTQFTYFQQVGGLECKPVTGEITYGLERLAMYIQGVDSVYDLVWSDGPLGKTTYGDVFHQNEVEQSTYNFEYADVDFLFTCFEQYEKEAQQLLALETPLPLPAYERILKAAHSFNLLDARKAISVTERQRYILRIRTLTKAVAEAYYASREALGFPMCNRDN, encoded by the coding sequence ATGCAAAAGTTTGATACCAGGACCTTCCAGGGCTTGATCCTGACCTTACAGGATTACTGGGCTCGCCAGGGCTGCACCATTGTTCAACCATTGGACATGGAAGTCGGCGCGGGTACCTCTCACCCCATGACCTGCCTGCGCGCGCTGGGGCCGGAGCCGATGGCGACGGCTTATGTGCAGCCTTCCCGTCGTCCGACCGATGGTCGCTACGGCGAAAACCCGAACCGTTTACAGCACTACTATCAGTTCCAGGTGGTTATCAAACCGTCGCCGGACAACATTCAGGAGCTGTATCTCGGTTCCCTGAAAGAGCTGGGCATGGACCCGACCATCCACGACATCCGTTTCGTGGAAGATAACTGGGAGAACCCGACGCTGGGTGCCTGGGGTCTGGGCTGGGAAGTGTGGTTGAACGGGATGGAAGTGACGCAGTTCACCTACTTCCAGCAGGTCGGCGGACTGGAGTGCAAGCCGGTGACCGGCGAGATCACCTACGGTCTGGAGCGCCTGGCTATGTACATTCAGGGCGTAGACAGTGTTTACGACCTGGTCTGGAGCGACGGCCCGCTGGGTAAAACCACCTACGGCGACGTGTTCCATCAGAACGAAGTGGAGCAGTCCACTTACAACTTCGAATACGCGGACGTTGACTTCCTGTTCACCTGCTTCGAGCAGTATGAAAAAGAAGCCCAACAGCTGCTGGCGCTGGAAACTCCGCTGCCGCTGCCTGCCTACGAGCGTATTCTTAAGGCCGCCCATAGCTTCAACCTGCTGGATGCGCGTAAAGCCATCTCCGTTACCGAACGCCAGCGCTATATTCTGCGCATTCGTACGCTGACCAAAGCAGTGGCAGAAGCTTACTACGCTTCCCGTGAAGCCCTCGGCTTCCCGATGTGCAACAGAGATAACTAA
- the glyS gene encoding glycine--tRNA ligase subunit beta, which yields MSEKTFLVEIGTEELPPKALRSLAESFAANVTAELDSAGLAHGGVEWFAAPRRLALKVAALAESQPDREVEKRGPAVAQAFDASGHPSKAAEGWARGCGITVDQAERLTTDKGEWLLYRAHVKGESAQALLPNMVATALAKLPIPKLMRWGASDVHFVRPVHTVTMLLGSEVIPATILGIASDRVIRGHRFMGEPEFTIDHADQYPQILLERGKVIADYEQRKATIKADAEAAARKIGGNADLSESLLEEVTSLVEWPVVLTAKFEEKFLKVPAEALVYTMKGDQKYFPVYDAAGKLLPNFIFVANIVSKDPQQIISGNEKVVRPRLADAEFFFNTDRKKRLEDHLPRLDTVLFQQQLGTLRDKTDRIEALSGWIARQIGADVNHATRAGLLSKCDLMTNMVFEFTDTQGIMGMHYARHDGEAEDVAVALNEQYQPRFAGDELPSNLVACAVAIADKMDTLAGIFGIGQHPKGDKDPFALRRAALGVLRIIVEKNLSLDLQSLTEEAVRLYGEKLTNASVVDDVIDFMLGRFRAWYQDEGYAVDTIQAVLARRPTRPADFDARMKAVTYFRTLDAASALAAANKRVSNILAKSDEVLNERVNAATLKDPEEVALALQIVVLRDKLEPYFAQGRYQEALVELAELREPVDAFFEKVMVMVDDKELRINRLSMLEKLRELFLQVADISLLQ from the coding sequence ATGTCTGAGAAAACTTTCCTGGTGGAAATCGGCACTGAAGAGCTGCCACCAAAAGCCCTGCGCAGCCTGGCCGAGTCCTTCGCTGCCAACGTTACTGCGGAACTCGATAGCGCCGGTCTTGCGCACGGCGGCGTTGAGTGGTTCGCCGCGCCGCGCCGTCTGGCGCTGAAAGTCGCCGCGCTGGCCGAATCCCAGCCGGATCGTGAAGTCGAGAAACGCGGCCCGGCGGTCGCCCAGGCGTTTGACGCCAGCGGCCACCCGAGCAAAGCGGCGGAAGGCTGGGCGCGCGGCTGCGGTATCACCGTAGACCAGGCCGAGCGTCTGACCACCGACAAAGGCGAATGGCTGCTGTACCGCGCCCACGTGAAGGGCGAGAGCGCGCAGGCGCTGCTGCCGAATATGGTGGCGACCGCGCTGGCGAAGCTGCCGATTCCGAAACTGATGCGCTGGGGCGCCTCTGACGTGCATTTTGTGCGTCCGGTGCATACCGTGACGATGCTGCTCGGCAGCGAGGTCATTCCGGCGACTATCCTTGGCATTGCCTCCGATCGCGTGATTCGCGGCCATCGCTTTATGGGCGAGCCGGAATTCACCATCGACCATGCCGATCAGTACCCGCAAATCCTGCTGGAGCGCGGCAAAGTGATCGCCGACTACGAGCAGCGTAAAGCCACGATCAAAGCCGATGCCGAAGCGGCGGCGCGCAAGATTGGCGGCAACGCCGACCTGAGCGAAAGCCTGCTGGAAGAGGTGACGTCGCTGGTGGAGTGGCCGGTGGTGCTGACCGCGAAGTTCGAAGAGAAATTCCTCAAGGTGCCAGCGGAAGCGCTGGTGTACACCATGAAGGGCGACCAGAAGTATTTCCCGGTCTACGACGCGGCGGGCAAGCTGCTGCCGAACTTCATTTTCGTCGCCAACATCGTGTCGAAAGATCCGCAGCAGATTATCTCCGGTAACGAGAAAGTCGTGCGCCCGCGTCTGGCGGATGCCGAGTTCTTCTTTAATACCGACCGCAAAAAGCGTCTGGAAGATCATCTGCCGCGCCTGGACACCGTGCTGTTCCAGCAGCAGCTGGGTACGCTGCGCGACAAAACCGATCGCATCGAAGCGCTTTCCGGCTGGATTGCCCGCCAGATCGGCGCGGACGTTAACCATGCGACCCGCGCGGGCCTGCTCTCCAAATGCGACCTGATGACCAACATGGTGTTCGAATTCACCGACACCCAGGGCATCATGGGCATGCATTACGCGCGTCACGATGGCGAAGCGGAAGATGTGGCCGTGGCGCTGAACGAACAGTATCAGCCGCGTTTTGCCGGCGATGAGCTGCCGTCTAACCTCGTGGCCTGCGCGGTGGCGATCGCCGACAAGATGGACACCCTGGCGGGTATCTTCGGTATCGGCCAGCATCCGAAAGGCGACAAAGACCCGTTTGCGCTGCGTCGTGCCGCGCTCGGCGTGCTGCGCATCATCGTTGAGAAGAACCTTTCTCTGGATCTGCAGAGCCTGACCGAAGAAGCGGTGCGTCTGTACGGCGAGAAGCTGACAAACGCCAGCGTCGTCGATGACGTGATCGACTTTATGCTGGGCCGCTTCCGCGCCTGGTATCAGGACGAAGGCTACGCGGTCGACACCATTCAGGCGGTGCTGGCGCGTCGTCCGACCCGTCCGGCGGATTTCGACGCCCGTATGAAGGCGGTGACCTACTTCCGTACGCTGGACGCAGCGTCTGCGCTGGCGGCAGCGAACAAGCGTGTTTCCAACATTCTGGCGAAATCGGATGAAGTGCTGAATGAGCGTGTTAACGCCGCCACGCTGAAAGATCCGGAAGAAGTGGCGCTGGCGCTCCAGATTGTTGTGCTGCGCGATAAGCTGGAGCCTTATTTTGCACAAGGGCGTTACCAGGAAGCGCTGGTTGAGCTGGCGGAGCTGCGCGAGCCGGTCGATGCCTTTTTCGAGAAGGTGATGGTGATGGTTGATGACAAAGAGCTGCGCATCAACCGCCTGTCCATGCTTGAGAAACTGCGCGAGCTCTTCCTGCAGGTGGCGGATATTTCGCTGCTGCAGTAA
- a CDS encoding ABC-F family ATP-binding cassette domain-containing protein: MAHCAQSPSFILHQVTCQFATGDTLFGPLSLSLEPSLCGLVGRNGSGKTRLLHLLAGRDAPAAGHIEYFTSRVLVAQQHDAAAKTTLAEWLGYGEIFAARLRIDSGDFRPDDLERLEEFWDLPERLNEAFVGAGLPAFEPTLAAASLSGGERVKALLCAAFTTSGGFLLLDEPTNHLDRQGRTWLYDMLSRWRGGALVATHDRELLALMPRILELSPAGLRSYGGNYDDYQRQRDSEQQAARAALEHAATERKRARARMQKEHDASQRRSAKTLRTVDTLNIASFERVKYKTAAKERIGAWGKQHREQHDALSAAVNKARERVEEDNPVIFTLPGSHVAEGKQTLVLEQLVLPHVNLAPFDWRMTGPMRVALRGPNGCGKSTLLKVILGEEAAVSGSCAVPVNTACLDQHLSQLDLSLSVMAHLSLGDTPLEEGVARSRLAQLQLGADKVRLPLAALSGGERLKAALACVLWRREAVQLLLLDEPTNHLDLASTQAIEAALAEFPGAMLVVSHDEAFLRGLKLTHELVWHEAGWRCAAL, translated from the coding sequence ATGGCTCATTGTGCGCAATCCCCTTCTTTTATCCTGCATCAGGTCACCTGTCAGTTTGCGACGGGCGATACCCTTTTTGGTCCGCTGAGTTTATCGCTGGAGCCGTCGCTGTGCGGTCTCGTCGGGCGAAACGGCAGCGGGAAAACGCGGTTATTGCATCTGCTGGCGGGGCGTGACGCGCCCGCCGCCGGACATATTGAATATTTCACCTCACGGGTGCTGGTCGCTCAGCAGCACGATGCGGCGGCGAAGACGACCCTGGCCGAATGGCTCGGCTATGGCGAGATTTTTGCCGCCCGCCTGCGCATCGACAGCGGCGATTTCCGGCCCGACGATCTCGAACGGCTGGAGGAATTCTGGGATCTACCGGAACGGCTGAACGAGGCTTTTGTCGGGGCCGGTCTGCCGGCCTTTGAGCCGACGCTTGCCGCCGCCTCGCTCAGCGGCGGCGAGCGGGTGAAAGCACTGCTGTGCGCCGCCTTCACCACCAGCGGCGGATTTTTATTGCTCGATGAGCCGACCAACCATCTTGACCGCCAGGGGCGAACGTGGCTGTACGACATGCTCTCCCGTTGGCGGGGCGGCGCGCTGGTCGCCACCCACGACCGCGAGCTGCTGGCGCTCATGCCGCGTATTCTGGAGCTCTCCCCCGCCGGGCTGCGCAGCTACGGCGGCAATTATGATGACTACCAGCGTCAGCGGGACTCCGAACAGCAGGCGGCCCGCGCGGCGCTGGAGCATGCGGCAACGGAGCGCAAACGCGCCCGCGCGCGGATGCAAAAAGAGCATGACGCCAGCCAGCGGCGCTCGGCAAAGACCCTGCGCACGGTAGATACGCTTAATATCGCCTCGTTTGAGCGGGTGAAGTACAAAACGGCGGCCAAAGAGCGTATTGGCGCATGGGGCAAACAGCACCGGGAACAACACGATGCGCTTAGCGCCGCGGTCAATAAGGCGCGGGAGCGCGTTGAGGAAGACAATCCGGTGATTTTTACGCTACCCGGCAGCCATGTCGCGGAGGGAAAACAGACGCTGGTGCTGGAACAACTGGTGCTGCCGCATGTGAATCTTGCTCCGTTTGACTGGCGGATGACGGGACCGATGCGCGTGGCGCTGCGCGGGCCGAACGGCTGCGGAAAATCGACGCTGCTGAAGGTGATTCTCGGCGAAGAGGCGGCGGTATCTGGCTCCTGCGCGGTACCGGTAAACACCGCCTGCCTCGACCAGCATCTGTCGCAGCTGGATCTGTCGCTGTCCGTGATGGCGCACCTCAGCCTCGGCGACACGCCGCTGGAGGAGGGCGTTGCGCGCAGCCGTCTGGCGCAGCTGCAGCTGGGGGCGGATAAAGTGAGGCTGCCGCTGGCGGCGCTGAGCGGCGGGGAGCGTCTGAAGGCGGCGCTGGCCTGCGTGCTCTGGCGGCGCGAGGCCGTACAGCTGCTGCTGCTCGATGAGCCGACCAACCATCTGGATCTCGCCTCGACGCAGGCCATTGAGGCGGCGCTGGCGGAATTTCCCGGCGCGATGCTGGTGGTGTCGCATGATGAGGCGTTTTTACGCGGGCTGAAGCTGACGCATGAGCTGGTGTGGCATGAGGCGGGCTGGCGCTGTGCGGCGTTATAA
- a CDS encoding HTH-type transcriptional regulator, which yields MEYKDPMSELLSSLESIVFKDVTKTATLIPKSSAISEFEQLRKGTGLKIDDFARAMGVSVAMVQEWESRREKPSATELKLMRLIQANPMLSKQLME from the coding sequence ATGGAATATAAAGATCCGATGTCAGAACTTTTGAGTAGTCTTGAATCTATTGTTTTTAAAGACGTTACAAAGACAGCAACCCTGATCCCAAAGTCCTCAGCCATCAGTGAGTTTGAGCAATTACGTAAAGGCACAGGTCTGAAGATTGATGATTTTGCCAGAGCCATGGGCGTTAGCGTGGCGATGGTTCAGGAGTGGGAATCACGGAGGGAGAAGCCGTCAGCCACCGAATTGAAGTTGATGCGCCTGATTCAGGCCAACCCCATGCTTAGCAAACAGTTGATGGAATAA
- a CDS encoding DUF3053 domain-containing protein: MATGKSCSRWFAPVAALLMVVGLSGCFDKEGDQRKAFIDFLQNTVMRSGERLPTLTADQKKQFGPFVSDYAVIYGYSQQVNQAMDAGLRPVVDSVNAIRVPQDYMTQREPLRQANGALGVLSQQLENAKMQADAAHSALKQADDLKPVFDQVYGKVVTAPANALQPLIPAAQIFTQQLVQVGDYVAQQGTQVSFVANGIQFPTSQQASQYNTLIGPLASQHQAFTQAWTATVNATR; encoded by the coding sequence ATGGCGACAGGAAAGTCCTGCTCTCGCTGGTTTGCGCCTGTTGCGGCGTTATTAATGGTGGTTGGCCTGAGTGGGTGTTTTGATAAAGAAGGCGATCAGCGCAAAGCGTTTATCGACTTCCTGCAGAATACGGTGATGCGCAGCGGCGAGCGACTGCCGACGCTGACGGCCGATCAGAAAAAGCAGTTTGGTCCGTTTGTCTCCGATTACGCCGTGATTTACGGCTATTCACAGCAGGTTAACCAGGCGATGGACGCCGGTCTGCGTCCGGTCGTCGACAGCGTGAACGCCATCCGCGTACCGCAGGATTACATGACCCAGCGCGAACCGCTGCGTCAGGCTAATGGCGCGCTGGGCGTACTGAGCCAGCAGCTGGAAAACGCGAAAATGCAGGCCGATGCGGCGCATTCTGCGCTGAAGCAGGCTGACGATCTGAAGCCGGTCTTCGATCAGGTGTACGGCAAAGTGGTGACGGCGCCGGCGAACGCGCTGCAGCCGCTGATCCCGGCGGCGCAGATCTTCACGCAGCAACTGGTGCAGGTGGGCGACTATGTGGCGCAGCAGGGCACGCAGGTAAGCTTTGTGGCGAACGGCATTCAGTTCCCGACCTCTCAGCAGGCAAGCCAGTACAACACGCTGATTGGGCCGCTGGCCTCTCAGCATCAGGCCTTTACTCAGGCCTGGACCGCGACGGTCAACGCCACGCGCTAA